CTGGTCCTGCACGGCTCTTCAGGCGTCACAGATGAGATGCTCGTAGCCGCGATCGGCGCAGGTATGACTAAGATCAACGTATCCACACATTTGAACGGGTTCTTTACCCGCGCCGTCCGTGAGTACCTCGATGCCAACCCTGCAGTGGTGGATTCCCGGAAGTACATCAAGGCCGGCCGGGACGCACTGGTGCTGGAATCCGCACGATTGCTGACGCTGTTCGCGAAAGCGAAATAGCAATACTCCGCGAAAGGCTTGTCATGACCCGCACCGATCGGCTGACCGCCATCCTTGACCTCCTGGCCGAATCCGGCCATGTGGAAGTCGAGGACATCGTGACGCGGCTTGGCGTGTCGCCAGCTACGGCGCGACGGGATCTGGACAGTCTTGCCAAGCAGCGACTCCTGAGCCGGACGCGCGGCGGCGCCACCACGGGCTCCGTGTCCTACGACCTCCCGGGACGCTATAACCGTGACGACCACGCCGCGGCCAAGCAGGAAATTGCCCAGGCGGCCTCCGCGCTGATCCGGCCCGGAGCCGTGATCGGCCTCAGTGGTGGAACCACCAACACTGCACTTGCGCAGCTCCTGTCCACGCGCGAGGACCTCAACGCGCCGTCCAACAGACCCACTCTCACGGTGGTGACCAATGCCATCAACATTGCCTCTCAACTGGCCGTCCGTCCCAACATCAAGATCATGGTCACCGGGGGCATCCTGAACCCGCGCTCCTATGAACTCGTTGGGCCCTACACAGACGTGATCATGCAGAAGGTTGCCTTGGACATCGCGTTCATTGGCGTTAACGGCGTGGATCCGGAACTCGGTCCCACCATCACCGACGAGGGCGAAGCCATGGTGAACACCGTGATGGCCCGCCGCGCCACCGAGTCCTATGTTGTGGCGGATTCCTCCAAGGTGGGACGCCGCTCCTTTGCCGCCATGGCGGGCTACGACTTCAGGCACCTGATCACGGACTCGGGCATCAGCGCCGAGGACAAAGCCGCGTTCGAAGCCAAGGGTACGGAAGTCATCGTCGCCCCTGCCAGCTAGGCAATGCCGCTAGAAACGCATTCTTGGCGCGTGGAGCACTGAATCGTCAACGTCCCTGGGCACCCACTGGCTGAACGGTGAATCCAGGCTGTACTGGCCGTCGTCGGTCCTTACCAGCGTGCGGAGCTCGGCGTTGTCGGGGTTGTTGAGCGACTCGAAATATTCGACAGTCCAGTGGAACCAGCGCATGCAGAACAACCGCATGGTTAGTCCGTGGGTGACCATGAGGGTATTAGGTGCGTACGTCGGTTTTTCCCAGTGCCGGTAGAGAGTCTCCATGAACGAGGACACGCGGTCGTAGACGTCCGAGCCTGACTCGCCCTCACGGAACCTGTAGAAGAAGTGGCCGTAAAGGTTGCGGAGTTCTTTCTGGTCCTCGATCTCCCCGGCGATCTGGAAGTTGGCCCAGTCCTGCTCCCGGAGCCTGGGTTCTTCGATCACGCGCTCGATCAGCGGGCCCAGGTCCATCGCCTCAAGGGTTTGGTAGGCCCGCAAATAGGGGGACACGTAAACGCGGACCTGCTCGCCGTCGAGTTTCCGCCGGAGGGCCTCGCCTGCTATCCGTGCCTGTTCTATTCCGAGTCCGGTCAGCGGGATGCGGTAGTCCGGCACGCGGTTGTAGATTGACGTGTCGGCGTTCGCGGCGGACTGGCCGTGCCGGATCATGAAGATTCTCCCTGGCGCACTCATCCCACCAAGCATAGGGTCCTGCCCACCAGTGGCACGGGAAGGTGTCCAGTTCACGGCAAAGTGGCAGGAACTGCAGGCAAGATAGGTACATGCTCCTTGCTTCCCGCCGCCGCCTGCGCGCCGAAGTGCTCATCGTGCTGGGCCTGTCCCTGGGCCAATCAGCCGTGTACTCCGTGGTGCAGCTCCTGGACAAGATGACGCGCGCGCCGCTGTCCGAGGCAACCTCCACGCTGAACAGGTCCCAAAGCACCCGCGAGTACTTCGACCTCACGTATCAGCTGCTGGACATCATCTTCGCCTTGGTGCCGGTGGTCCTGGTGTTCTATTTCCTGTCCTCGCACTCACAGGGTGGCAGGGAAGGCGGAAGTGGCTCAGGCTTCACCCGGTTGGGATTCAACTTTGCACGTCCGGGTAAGGACGCTCTGCAGGGATTGGGGCTCGCCGCCGCGATCGGCATCCCGTCACTTGGCTTGTACGCCGCAGGCAGGGCCCTGGGAATCACCACCGCGATTGTGCCCAGCGGCCTTGAGGCTTACTGGTGGACTGTACCTGTGCTGATTCTCTCCGCGATCCGC
This window of the Arthrobacter sp. StoSoilB5 genome carries:
- a CDS encoding DeoR/GlpR family DNA-binding transcription regulator, producing the protein MTRTDRLTAILDLLAESGHVEVEDIVTRLGVSPATARRDLDSLAKQRLLSRTRGGATTGSVSYDLPGRYNRDDHAAAKQEIAQAASALIRPGAVIGLSGGTTNTALAQLLSTREDLNAPSNRPTLTVVTNAINIASQLAVRPNIKIMVTGGILNPRSYELVGPYTDVIMQKVALDIAFIGVNGVDPELGPTITDEGEAMVNTVMARRATESYVVADSSKVGRRSFAAMAGYDFRHLITDSGISAEDKAAFEAKGTEVIVAPAS
- a CDS encoding histidine phosphatase family protein, translating into MIRHGQSAANADTSIYNRVPDYRIPLTGLGIEQARIAGEALRRKLDGEQVRVYVSPYLRAYQTLEAMDLGPLIERVIEEPRLREQDWANFQIAGEIEDQKELRNLYGHFFYRFREGESGSDVYDRVSSFMETLYRHWEKPTYAPNTLMVTHGLTMRLFCMRWFHWTVEYFESLNNPDNAELRTLVRTDDGQYSLDSPFSQWVPRDVDDSVLHAPRMRF
- a CDS encoding CPBP family intramembrane glutamic endopeptidase; this encodes MLLASRRRLRAEVLIVLGLSLGQSAVYSVVQLLDKMTRAPLSEATSTLNRSQSTREYFDLTYQLLDIIFALVPVVLVFYFLSSHSQGGREGGSGSGFTRLGFNFARPGKDALQGLGLAAAIGIPSLGLYAAGRALGITTAIVPSGLEAYWWTVPVLILSAIRHGVVEEVIVVGYLLDRFGKFGWSTPLAIVVSAALRGSYHLYQGFGPFIGNFAMGLVFAWIYTKTKRVMPLVIAHALLDIVAFVGFSLFGKAVGLG